From one Sulfurimonas sp. HSL-3221 genomic stretch:
- the argF gene encoding ornithine carbamoyltransferase — MRHFLTLRDYTKEEILSIIDLGLQIKSECKRREHKPYLDKQTLAMIFEKSSTRTRVSFETGIYQLGGQGLFLSNRDIHLGRGEPVKDTARVISSMCDMVMIRTFEQSMLEEFASFSKVPVINGLTDSYHPVQLLADYMTMIEHGQAENPVVAYVGDGNNMTHSWLMLAAKLGFELRVATPKGYEVDGAILADALEMAKTSGAVIKVGNDPKEAIAGATVVTTDTWASMGQEDEKEQRIRDFAGYIVDEAKMALAAEDAIFLHCLPAYRGQEVSEGVLEGPQSVIFDEAENRLHAQKGLMVWLDRAR, encoded by the coding sequence ATGCGACACTTTTTAACCCTCAGAGATTACACCAAAGAGGAGATCCTCTCCATCATCGACCTCGGACTGCAGATCAAGTCCGAGTGTAAACGCCGCGAACACAAGCCCTATCTGGACAAGCAGACGCTGGCGATGATCTTCGAGAAGAGTTCGACGCGGACCCGGGTCAGTTTCGAGACCGGGATCTACCAGCTCGGCGGACAGGGGCTCTTCCTCTCCAACCGCGACATCCACCTGGGCCGTGGCGAGCCGGTCAAAGATACGGCCCGCGTCATCTCCTCCATGTGCGACATGGTGATGATCCGTACCTTCGAGCAGAGCATGCTCGAAGAGTTCGCCTCCTTCTCCAAGGTCCCCGTCATCAACGGCCTCACGGACAGCTACCACCCGGTGCAGCTACTGGCGGATTATATGACGATGATCGAACACGGTCAGGCGGAAAATCCTGTTGTTGCCTATGTCGGCGACGGCAACAATATGACTCATTCGTGGCTGATGCTCGCCGCCAAGCTCGGTTTTGAACTGCGCGTGGCGACGCCGAAGGGGTATGAAGTCGACGGGGCGATCCTTGCGGACGCCCTGGAGATGGCAAAGACGAGCGGTGCCGTCATCAAGGTCGGGAACGACCCGAAAGAAGCTATTGCCGGTGCGACGGTCGTGACGACGGACACCTGGGCCTCGATGGGTCAGGAAGACGAAAAAGAGCAGCGCATCCGCGATTTCGCCGGCTACATCGTCGACGAAGCGAAAATGGCGCTTGCCGCAGAAGATGCGATCTTCCTGCACTGCCTGCCGGCCTACCGGGGGCAGGAGGTGAGCGAAGGGGTCCTCGAAGGCCCCCAGAGTGTGATCTTCGACGAGGCGGAGAACCGCCTTCATGCCCAAAAAGGATTGATGGTCTGGCTCGATCGGGCGCGTTAA
- a CDS encoding TonB-dependent receptor produces MKKTVLVSLAAAALLANETVENNATDSDVATLGSIVVESSSLSDVNTEEIKSADTAEALAKQVPSITLVRRSGIANDIILRGQKRDNINVIVDGGKIYGACPNRMDPPTSHVITNNIASISIIEGPYDVEHAGTLSGLVTVDTVQPDKGVHGNFNAGLGSFGYSKVAGTLTGGNDTVRALIGVSGEWSGQYEDGSGNTFADQIDNAVAAGTAKAPNAYLPSERDRSAYAKRSVMAKLFVNLAENQELRLGYTGNRSDGVLYPNSGMDARYDNSDLYNVQYVATDLTSWSKELRATYYYSYVDHPMWTEWRKSSMMMGTMTNHLTSTIQGATLKNTTALSDTLDLTLGLDGSLRNWDGAYDMNGTYMGPSINDADTRNVAFFAELEKRYTNAAYKLGLRYDDTAITSGNPALQDNDYTSVGLNLFADYSLTESLGFFGGIGMASRVPDARELYFQKSGMIVGTPDLDQTTNYEADLGMTNTYSNFNLKTRLFYSRLKDYIYYNATPTIMQNKFENIDATIWGAEIAGTWFASDSVYVDFGAAYQYGKKDSALRDQNGTNLADIPPLKGHLALNWNYRDDSLATIEGVAAHQWDRYDAENGEQAIGAWAVMNLKIDHRINRNFGLIAGVDNVFNATYAVSNTYKDLTLLSLDPAGDVMLLNEPGRYFYANVSYKF; encoded by the coding sequence ATGAAGAAAACAGTATTGGTTTCGCTGGCCGCGGCCGCACTGCTGGCCAATGAAACGGTAGAGAACAACGCCACGGACAGCGACGTAGCGACGCTCGGCAGCATCGTCGTCGAAAGTTCATCGCTCAGCGACGTTAACACCGAAGAGATCAAATCCGCCGACACCGCCGAGGCATTGGCCAAGCAGGTGCCGAGCATCACCCTGGTCCGCCGCAGCGGTATCGCCAACGATATCATCCTGCGCGGCCAGAAGCGCGACAACATCAACGTCATCGTCGACGGCGGCAAGATCTACGGCGCCTGCCCCAACCGTATGGACCCGCCGACCTCGCACGTCATCACGAACAACATCGCCTCGATCAGTATCATCGAAGGGCCGTATGACGTCGAACACGCCGGAACGCTCAGCGGTCTTGTGACCGTCGACACCGTCCAGCCGGACAAAGGAGTACACGGCAATTTCAACGCCGGGCTCGGCAGCTTCGGCTACTCGAAAGTCGCCGGCACCCTCACAGGCGGTAACGATACGGTCCGCGCGCTGATCGGCGTCTCGGGCGAATGGAGCGGCCAGTACGAGGACGGCAGCGGAAACACCTTCGCCGACCAGATCGACAACGCCGTTGCCGCGGGCACGGCCAAGGCTCCGAATGCCTACCTCCCCTCCGAACGCGACCGCAGCGCCTACGCAAAACGCTCCGTAATGGCAAAACTCTTTGTCAACCTGGCCGAGAACCAGGAACTCCGCCTCGGCTACACCGGCAACCGCAGCGACGGTGTCCTCTACCCCAACTCCGGGATGGATGCCCGCTATGACAACTCGGACCTCTACAACGTCCAGTACGTGGCCACGGATCTGACCAGCTGGTCCAAGGAGCTCCGCGCCACCTACTACTACTCCTACGTCGACCACCCGATGTGGACAGAATGGCGCAAATCCTCCATGATGATGGGGACAATGACCAACCACCTCACTTCCACGATCCAGGGGGCGACGCTCAAAAACACGACGGCACTTTCGGACACATTGGATCTGACCCTCGGCCTCGACGGCAGCCTGCGTAACTGGGATGGCGCTTATGACATGAACGGCACCTATATGGGCCCAAGCATCAACGATGCCGACACCCGCAACGTCGCCTTTTTCGCCGAACTGGAAAAACGCTATACCAATGCAGCCTACAAGCTGGGGCTGCGTTATGACGATACGGCCATCACCTCGGGAAATCCCGCCCTGCAGGACAATGACTACACCTCCGTCGGCCTCAACCTTTTTGCGGACTACTCCCTGACGGAGAGCCTCGGCTTCTTCGGCGGGATCGGTATGGCCTCCCGCGTCCCGGACGCCCGCGAGCTCTACTTCCAGAAAAGCGGCATGATCGTCGGTACGCCCGATCTTGACCAGACGACGAACTACGAAGCCGACCTGGGGATGACGAACACCTACAGCAATTTCAACCTGAAGACGCGCCTCTTTTACAGCCGCCTGAAGGACTATATCTACTATAACGCCACGCCGACGATCATGCAGAACAAGTTCGAGAACATCGACGCCACGATCTGGGGTGCCGAAATCGCCGGTACATGGTTTGCCAGCGATTCCGTCTACGTCGACTTCGGTGCGGCATACCAGTACGGCAAGAAAGACAGTGCGCTCAGAGACCAGAACGGCACCAACCTTGCCGATATTCCGCCGCTCAAAGGCCACCTGGCGCTCAACTGGAACTATCGTGACGACAGTCTGGCCACCATCGAAGGCGTCGCCGCACACCAGTGGGACCGTTACGATGCGGAGAACGGTGAACAGGCTATCGGCGCCTGGGCGGTCATGAACCTCAAAATCGATCACCGCATCAACCGTAACTTCGGTCTGATCGCCGGCGTCGACAACGTGTTCAACGCGACCTACGCCGTTTCGAACACCTATAAAGACCTGACGCTGCTCAGCCTCGATCCCGCCGGGGACGTCATGCTGCTGAACGAACCGGGGCGTTACTTCTACGCCAACGTCTCTTATAAATTCTAA
- the rsmG gene encoding 16S rRNA (guanine(527)-N(7))-methyltransferase RsmG, protein MTFAQKITALPDAPAQLFSHLERYRDLLLQWNKVHNLSGYKDAATVEYYLYDALYPVTFLPPVATAMDIGTGAGFPGLILAMAQPQTHWTLVEPLQKRAGFLQFVKATLNLENVTVANCRVEALPDQRFDLITSRAVTDTGMLLNLSTPYRDAATMLLFYKGENVYNEVPEDLPFRIIETEERHYLLINPPKETACS, encoded by the coding sequence ATGACATTCGCCCAGAAGATCACCGCCCTCCCCGATGCCCCCGCGCAGCTGTTCTCCCACCTGGAGCGCTACCGCGACCTGCTCCTGCAGTGGAACAAGGTCCATAACCTCAGTGGCTACAAGGATGCCGCGACAGTAGAGTATTACCTCTACGACGCCCTCTACCCCGTTACCTTTTTGCCGCCGGTGGCGACGGCGATGGATATCGGGACCGGTGCGGGGTTCCCCGGGCTGATCCTCGCAATGGCGCAGCCGCAGACCCACTGGACCCTGGTCGAACCGCTGCAAAAACGCGCCGGGTTCCTGCAGTTCGTCAAAGCGACGCTGAACCTGGAGAACGTCACCGTGGCCAACTGCCGCGTCGAGGCGCTTCCCGATCAGCGCTTCGACCTCATCACCTCCCGGGCCGTGACCGATACCGGGATGCTCCTGAACCTCAGCACCCCCTACCGGGATGCGGCAACGATGCTGCTCTTTTACAAGGGCGAAAACGTCTATAACGAAGTGCCGGAGGATCTGCCCTTCCGCATCATCGAGACCGAGGAACGCCACTACCTTCTTATCAACCCTCCCAAGGAGACCGCATGCTCTTGA
- a CDS encoding alanine racemase codes for MAFITLDRKAFHHNLNMISKQLQSRDKIALVLKDNAYGHGLKQIAQVASKYGITRAVVRSIDEAEQVRDKFHYILVLADTPSVLMPAYCFTINAMEQIKSFPPGSRVELKVDTGMHRNGVPPHLLHHAFEKISKNGLKLEGVMTHHRSADEMGSEYFWQRHTFESVKREALMLAKRYGFTKLRFHSANSAATFRSHEGHDDMVRVGIAAYGCLEMPEGLPQPDLLPILSLWGEKISQRRLNQGERVGYGGCFSADRQLQVSNYDVGYADGLLRTASNRYSAPGGEKMLGRVSMDNCSFAGDADELLIFNDARSYAQAAGTISYEVLVGLDPRLPRKIIE; via the coding sequence ATGGCTTTTATCACCCTAGACCGCAAAGCGTTTCACCACAATCTCAATATGATCTCCAAACAGCTCCAGAGCCGTGACAAGATCGCACTGGTCCTCAAGGACAATGCCTACGGGCACGGGTTGAAGCAGATCGCGCAGGTCGCGAGCAAATACGGGATCACCCGGGCCGTCGTCCGCAGCATTGACGAAGCGGAGCAGGTCCGGGACAAGTTCCATTACATCCTCGTCCTTGCGGATACGCCCTCAGTGCTGATGCCCGCGTACTGTTTTACCATAAATGCGATGGAGCAGATCAAGAGCTTTCCCCCCGGCAGCCGGGTGGAGCTCAAGGTCGATACAGGGATGCACCGCAACGGGGTCCCGCCGCACCTGCTGCATCACGCTTTTGAAAAGATCAGCAAAAACGGCTTGAAGCTCGAAGGGGTAATGACCCACCACCGCAGTGCGGATGAGATGGGAAGCGAATATTTCTGGCAGCGCCACACCTTTGAAAGCGTCAAGCGCGAAGCCCTGATGCTGGCCAAACGCTACGGCTTCACGAAGCTCCGCTTTCACTCCGCGAACTCCGCGGCGACCTTTAGAAGCCACGAGGGACATGATGATATGGTGCGTGTCGGTATCGCGGCGTACGGCTGTCTGGAGATGCCCGAGGGCCTGCCGCAGCCGGACCTGCTCCCGATTCTTTCGCTCTGGGGCGAAAAGATCTCCCAGCGGCGGCTCAACCAGGGCGAACGCGTCGGATACGGCGGGTGTTTCAGTGCCGATCGTCAACTGCAGGTCAGCAACTACGACGTCGGGTATGCCGACGGGCTGCTGCGGACGGCCTCGAACCGCTACAGCGCCCCCGGCGGCGAAAAAATGCTGGGGCGCGTCTCCATGGACAACTGCAGCTTTGCCGGCGACGCGGACGAGTTGCTCATCTTCAACGATGCCCGCAGCTACGCGCAGGCGGCCGGGACCATCTCTTACGAGGTCCTTGTCGGCCTGGACCCCCGCTTGCCGCGCAAGATCATCGAGTAG
- a CDS encoding plasminogen-binding N-terminal domain-containing protein — protein sequence MIRVFYILPLFLGFLHAGALHLSLESVSAENASGTIKTARVEPGVSGFVVRHFTPEHSAIIANAVAERYDDAAGVLTVAFSEYSGLQQNSLPRGEWQPQAGDEVILAFAYTRGVLIAPTRATYFKLTEQLGSVDWMHPDTLATYLSYRGHPTPLKEDLAGFCTVATTGLLFLYLDDTLFTLDCQSLSLLQVTQAGLSYEKPLLPFYTRVKEIDANWFGSGSGRLDAYEPYYLELLVENNPHSQKLYDFIQSHPSADKQLLDEFDLKGQP from the coding sequence GTGATAAGAGTCTTCTATATTCTTCCGTTATTTTTAGGGTTTCTTCATGCCGGCGCACTGCACCTCTCCCTCGAAAGCGTCTCCGCCGAGAATGCGTCCGGTACGATCAAGACGGCGCGCGTCGAACCGGGCGTCAGCGGTTTTGTCGTCCGCCACTTTACGCCGGAGCACAGTGCGATCATCGCCAATGCCGTCGCCGAGCGCTATGACGACGCGGCCGGTGTCCTGACCGTCGCCTTTTCCGAATACAGCGGTCTGCAGCAAAACTCCCTGCCGCGCGGCGAGTGGCAGCCCCAAGCAGGTGACGAGGTCATCCTCGCCTTCGCTTATACCCGCGGTGTACTGATCGCCCCGACGCGTGCCACCTACTTCAAGTTGACGGAACAGCTCGGCAGTGTCGACTGGATGCATCCCGATACCCTGGCAACCTACCTCTCCTACCGGGGACATCCGACGCCGCTCAAAGAGGACCTGGCCGGATTCTGCACCGTTGCCACGACGGGTCTGCTCTTCCTCTACCTTGACGACACCCTCTTCACCCTGGACTGCCAGAGCCTGAGCCTGCTGCAGGTCACCCAGGCCGGTCTGAGTTATGAGAAGCCGCTGCTCCCTTTCTACACCCGGGTTAAAGAGATCGACGCCAACTGGTTCGGCAGCGGCAGCGGCAGGCTCGATGCCTATGAACCCTATTACCTCGAACTGCTCGTTGAAAACAACCCGCACTCGCAGAAACTATACGACTTTATTCAGTCGCATCCAAGCGCCGATAAGCAATTATTAGACGAATTTGACCTGAAGGGCCAGCCATGA
- the hemB gene encoding porphobilinogen synthase — MFQRFRRNRLNSHLRALVREYHVRADDFIYPLFVRSGEGIKTEVASMPGVFQMSIDEAIRECETLKALGIYSIILFGIPDVKDSVGSDALDENGIIATAVKAIKRAHPEMFVVTDLCFCEYTDHGHCGIIDHVHETVDNDATLAISGQQAIIHAQAGADMIAPSGMMDGIIETLRTALDGSGYENLPVMSYSTKFASGYYGPFRDVAESTPSFGDRATYQMDPANRREAIAESIADEMQGADILMVKPALAYLDIIRDIREATSLPLAVYNVSGEYAMLKHAGAAGLIDYERVMMETMLGFKRAGADIIISYHAKEVAGLL; from the coding sequence ATGTTCCAACGTTTCCGCCGTAACCGGCTCAATTCCCATCTGCGTGCTCTGGTGCGCGAATACCACGTCCGTGCGGACGATTTTATCTATCCTCTTTTCGTGCGTTCGGGCGAAGGGATCAAGACGGAAGTCGCCTCGATGCCGGGCGTATTCCAGATGAGTATCGACGAAGCCATCCGCGAGTGCGAAACGCTCAAGGCACTGGGGATCTACTCCATTATCCTCTTCGGGATTCCCGACGTCAAAGACTCCGTGGGCTCCGATGCGCTGGATGAGAACGGCATCATCGCCACGGCCGTCAAAGCAATCAAGCGGGCCCACCCCGAGATGTTCGTCGTCACGGACCTCTGTTTCTGCGAGTACACCGACCACGGCCACTGCGGTATCATCGACCATGTGCACGAGACCGTCGACAACGACGCGACGCTCGCCATCTCCGGCCAGCAGGCGATCATCCATGCCCAAGCGGGCGCGGATATGATCGCGCCCTCGGGCATGATGGACGGGATCATCGAGACCCTGCGCACGGCGCTTGACGGCAGCGGGTACGAGAACCTGCCGGTCATGAGCTACTCGACGAAGTTCGCCAGCGGCTACTACGGCCCGTTCCGCGATGTCGCGGAATCGACGCCGTCGTTCGGGGACCGCGCCACCTACCAGATGGACCCGGCCAACCGCCGCGAGGCGATCGCCGAGAGCATCGCGGACGAGATGCAGGGCGCGGATATCTTGATGGTCAAGCCTGCGCTTGCCTACCTTGATATCATCCGCGACATCCGCGAAGCGACCTCTCTTCCGCTCGCGGTCTACAATGTCAGCGGCGAATACGCCATGCTCAAACATGCAGGAGCGGCCGGCTTGATTGATTACGAGCGGGTGATGATGGAGACGATGCTTGGCTTCAAACGCGCCGGCGCGGACATCATTATCAGCTACCACGCCAAAGAGGTAGCGGGGCTGCTGTAG
- the mgtE gene encoding magnesium transporter: MKHISEIKHAFEQFLLAKTEHLPHASEIAYLLKNVHKDNPEDFRGMLGRIPQDVRGEVLLELPEKLKEDAIEHYSSDELAEAVEGLDSDDAAELIEDIVDFDEDKSEAVYEQLDEEDREDIDKIRSYEDDQAGAWMQTELFEATLDETVRDAIARLKRLKEEGELENVHQLYIVNDEHRLVATVALEDMILMDFEQTFRAQMGPKEFRSVEATDDIDEVATIFEQYDVAVLPVVDHDSRLVGRITSDDIFDVIEERATEQIYNLAGVNDEVEQEEGIKGVFKNRASWLFVNLLTAILASAVIGLFDATIAAYVPLAILMPIVASMGGNAGTQTLTVMVRQMALGDIEFGNAKSALYKEIAVALLNGLLFALIMGLIAWAWFQLPLLGMVIGMAMIINLFIAGFFGASIPLLLKRLNIDPAVGSTVLLTTATDVFGFFSFLGLAKIILL, encoded by the coding sequence ATGAAACACATCAGTGAGATCAAGCATGCGTTCGAGCAGTTCCTGCTGGCCAAGACGGAACATCTTCCCCACGCCAGCGAGATCGCTTACCTGCTTAAAAATGTTCACAAGGATAACCCGGAGGATTTCCGCGGAATGCTCGGCCGGATCCCCCAGGATGTCCGGGGAGAGGTCCTGCTCGAACTGCCCGAAAAGCTCAAAGAGGATGCGATCGAGCACTACTCCAGTGACGAGCTCGCCGAGGCGGTCGAAGGGCTGGATTCGGACGACGCCGCAGAGCTGATCGAGGATATCGTCGATTTCGACGAAGATAAGTCCGAGGCCGTTTACGAACAGCTCGACGAGGAAGACCGCGAAGATATCGACAAGATCCGCAGCTACGAAGATGACCAGGCCGGTGCGTGGATGCAGACGGAGCTTTTCGAAGCGACCCTTGACGAGACGGTACGCGATGCGATCGCCCGGCTCAAACGGCTCAAAGAAGAGGGCGAACTGGAGAATGTCCACCAGCTTTACATCGTCAATGACGAGCACCGCCTGGTTGCGACCGTTGCACTGGAAGACATGATCCTGATGGATTTCGAGCAGACGTTCCGTGCGCAGATGGGGCCCAAAGAGTTCCGATCGGTCGAGGCGACCGACGACATCGACGAAGTGGCAACGATCTTCGAACAGTACGACGTCGCCGTGCTGCCGGTTGTCGACCACGACAGCCGTCTTGTCGGGCGGATCACCTCGGACGATATCTTCGACGTCATCGAAGAGCGTGCCACCGAGCAGATCTATAACCTCGCCGGGGTCAACGACGAGGTTGAGCAGGAAGAGGGTATCAAAGGGGTTTTCAAAAACCGTGCAAGCTGGCTCTTTGTTAACCTCCTGACGGCCATCCTCGCTTCGGCGGTCATTGGCCTGTTCGATGCGACGATCGCGGCCTATGTCCCGCTGGCGATTCTGATGCCCATTGTCGCATCGATGGGGGGCAACGCGGGCACGCAGACCCTGACGGTCATGGTACGCCAGATGGCGTTGGGGGACATCGAGTTCGGCAACGCCAAATCGGCGCTCTACAAGGAGATCGCCGTTGCGCTGCTCAACGGGCTGCTTTTTGCTTTGATTATGGGGCTGATCGCCTGGGCCTGGTTCCAGCTTCCGCTCTTGGGAATGGTCATCGGGATGGCGATGATCATCAACCTTTTTATCGCCGGCTTTTTCGGTGCTTCCATCCCCCTGCTGCTCAAGCGCCTCAACATCGACCCGGCGGTCGGCTCGACCGTCCTGCTGACGACGGCGACGGACGTCTTCGGCTTCTTCAGCTTCCTCGGACTCGCCAAGATTATCCTTCTTTGA
- a CDS encoding PP0621 family protein has translation MLLKILLVLGVIAAVYFIFFKKSTPVAKQPKSDTTSKKSDDDTMVPCEACGVFVSVKEAFIKEGKYYCSKSCMEGA, from the coding sequence ATGCTCTTGAAAATCCTGCTCGTCCTCGGCGTCATCGCCGCCGTCTATTTCATCTTCTTCAAAAAAAGTACGCCGGTCGCGAAGCAACCGAAGTCCGACACTACTTCCAAAAAGAGTGACGATGACACGATGGTGCCCTGTGAAGCTTGCGGCGTCTTCGTCAGCGTCAAGGAAGCCTTTATCAAAGAGGGAAAATACTACTGTTCAAAAAGCTGCATGGAGGGTGCCTGA
- a CDS encoding peptidoglycan DD-metalloendopeptidase family protein, with product MVRVFWLLLAPLVLLASSVETYKWSEGESYLMFLERLHLPQALYYDIDSDDQKLTEELRTGMPYQVMHDRNGTIEQVLIPVSDELQLHLYRKAATYAFEAIPVIASTEQESITLSIENSPYYDILKATGSRSLAHTFVAGFKNSLNFRRDLRKGDRLVMVYTQKYRLGSPFGMPELKVGMIEMRGKRHSVYLNSDERYYDEKGRQVEGFLLSRPVRNGRVSSGFTLRRFHPILKRYRAHLGVDYAAPRGTPVLAAGSGTVIFAGRTRGYGNLVKVRHGDGYVTLYAHLKALKGGIRSGKPVKQGQVIGYVGSTGLSTGPHLHFGLYKNGRAINPARVVQVTTKQLGGKALKAFKGRMASLDTKVEEVLAHPTEAVKVETIDNACYIDPESCRPLKKGEINETHQ from the coding sequence TTGGTTCGGGTCTTTTGGCTGCTTTTGGCGCCCCTGGTGCTGTTGGCGTCGTCGGTGGAAACGTACAAATGGAGCGAGGGCGAGAGCTATCTGATGTTCCTGGAGCGTCTCCATCTTCCGCAGGCGCTTTATTACGATATCGACAGCGACGACCAGAAGCTGACGGAGGAACTTCGAACCGGCATGCCCTATCAGGTGATGCATGACCGAAACGGCACGATTGAACAGGTGCTCATTCCCGTCTCCGACGAATTGCAGCTGCATCTTTACCGCAAAGCGGCCACTTACGCATTTGAAGCAATCCCGGTGATCGCGTCGACTGAGCAGGAGTCGATCACGCTCTCCATTGAAAACTCCCCCTATTACGATATTCTCAAAGCGACAGGTTCCCGCTCATTGGCGCATACCTTCGTCGCCGGGTTCAAAAACTCCCTGAACTTCCGCCGGGATCTGCGAAAAGGGGACCGGCTGGTGATGGTCTATACGCAGAAGTACCGTCTTGGAAGCCCTTTCGGCATGCCGGAGTTGAAGGTCGGTATGATTGAAATGCGGGGGAAACGGCATTCGGTCTACCTGAACAGCGATGAGCGCTATTATGATGAAAAAGGGCGCCAGGTAGAGGGATTCCTGCTCTCCAGACCCGTTCGAAACGGCCGGGTGAGTTCCGGGTTTACGCTGCGCCGCTTCCACCCGATTCTCAAACGCTACCGTGCCCACCTCGGGGTGGATTACGCCGCGCCGCGGGGCACGCCGGTCTTGGCTGCCGGCAGCGGAACCGTTATCTTCGCAGGACGGACGCGCGGGTATGGCAATCTTGTCAAGGTCCGTCACGGGGACGGGTATGTGACGCTGTATGCCCACCTGAAGGCACTCAAAGGCGGTATCCGCAGCGGTAAACCGGTCAAGCAGGGCCAGGTGATCGGCTACGTGGGCAGCACGGGGCTTTCGACCGGGCCGCACCTCCATTTCGGCCTCTATAAGAACGGCCGGGCGATCAATCCGGCACGGGTGGTCCAGGTGACAACGAAACAGCTCGGCGGCAAGGCACTTAAAGCCTTCAAAGGCCGGATGGCAAGTCTTGATACCAAGGTCGAGGAAGTGCTTGCGCACCCGACGGAGGCTGTGAAAGTGGAGACGATCGACAACGCCTGCTATATCGATCCCGAAAGCTGCCGTCCGCTGAAAAAGGGGGAGATTAATGAAACACATCAGTGA
- a CDS encoding agmatine deiminase family protein translates to MNIASPAVPQPKRLPAEFEPQSFVQLIFPHADSDWAPYLDEACRTFARIAEAVSRYQPCLIVCDDIARVQRYVAPGANRCFIAYKTDDTWARDCSGITVETEAGCLIQDFTFTGWGGKFEAARDSAMTNAIAGCYGAPTTSHRFILEGGGIESNGEGLLLVTEECLLNPNRNSTLTSRAEIEAVLSETLGVKRTLWLTSGYLAGDDTDSHIDTLARFCDADTICYVQCTDAADEHYEALQTMERELQALRNDRSEPFRLVPLPMTEAIHFEDERLPATYANFLIINGAILVPVYNDPHDDEALAIFRRLFPDREVIGIDCSVLIRQHGSLHCVTMQFPACVTLRCPA, encoded by the coding sequence TTGAATATAGCGAGCCCAGCAGTGCCCCAGCCGAAACGTCTCCCCGCCGAGTTTGAACCCCAGTCCTTCGTCCAGCTGATCTTCCCCCACGCCGACAGCGACTGGGCCCCCTACCTGGACGAAGCGTGCCGCACGTTTGCCCGCATCGCCGAAGCCGTCTCCCGCTATCAGCCCTGCCTTATTGTCTGTGACGACATTGCCCGCGTCCAGCGTTACGTCGCCCCGGGAGCGAACCGCTGTTTCATAGCGTACAAAACCGACGACACCTGGGCACGCGACTGCAGCGGCATTACCGTCGAAACGGAGGCGGGGTGCCTTATCCAGGACTTCACTTTCACCGGGTGGGGCGGCAAGTTCGAAGCGGCCAGGGACAGCGCCATGACCAATGCAATCGCCGGATGCTACGGCGCTCCCACAACTTCGCACCGTTTCATTCTCGAAGGGGGCGGGATCGAGAGCAACGGCGAAGGGCTGCTGCTCGTCACCGAAGAGTGTCTGCTCAACCCCAACCGCAACAGCACACTGACAAGCCGTGCAGAGATCGAAGCGGTCCTTTCTGAGACCCTGGGGGTGAAACGGACCCTCTGGCTCACCTCGGGCTACCTTGCCGGGGACGATACCGACAGCCACATCGACACCCTCGCCCGCTTCTGCGACGCCGACACCATCTGCTACGTCCAATGCACGGATGCTGCCGACGAGCACTACGAGGCACTGCAGACGATGGAGCGGGAGCTACAGGCGCTGCGCAATGACCGTAGCGAGCCCTTCCGTCTCGTCCCTCTGCCGATGACCGAGGCGATCCATTTTGAGGACGAACGGCTGCCGGCGACCTACGCGAACTTCCTCATCATCAACGGCGCCATCCTTGTCCCGGTCTACAACGACCCCCACGACGACGAAGCACTGGCGATTTTCAGACGCCTCTTCCCCGACCGGGAGGTCATCGGTATCGACTGCAGCGTCCTGATCCGGCAGCACGGTTCGCTGCACTGCGTAACGATGCAGTTCCCCGCCTGCGTTACTCTGCGCTGCCCTGCATAA
- the ribA gene encoding GTP cyclohydrolase II, translating to MLQNIKISDVANLPSRFGKFKVQAFKQGHKEHLAILREPFGDTPVVRVHSECLTGDALGSLKCDCGDQLAYALNMIEKEGGIVIYLRQEGRNIGLLNKINAYALQDKGFDTVAANHQLGFAADERTYEMVQFILAHYGITKIRLLTNNPQKINAIEGVEIVERLPIVIDPNEHNENYLQVKKEQMGHLF from the coding sequence TTGCTTCAAAATATAAAGATTTCTGATGTTGCCAACCTCCCGTCCCGTTTCGGGAAGTTTAAAGTCCAAGCCTTCAAACAGGGCCATAAAGAGCACCTGGCGATCCTGCGGGAGCCTTTCGGCGACACCCCGGTCGTACGGGTCCACTCCGAGTGCCTTACCGGCGACGCACTGGGCAGTCTCAAGTGCGACTGCGGCGACCAGCTCGCCTATGCCCTCAACATGATCGAAAAAGAGGGCGGCATCGTCATCTACCTGCGACAGGAGGGACGTAACATCGGGCTGCTCAACAAGATCAACGCCTACGCCCTGCAGGACAAAGGCTTCGACACCGTCGCGGCCAATCATCAGCTGGGGTTTGCGGCCGACGAACGTACCTACGAAATGGTCCAGTTCATCCTGGCCCACTACGGGATTACAAAGATCCGCCTGCTGACCAACAACCCCCAGAAGATCAACGCCATCGAGGGGGTCGAGATCGTCGAGCGCCTGCCCATCGTCATTGACCCCAACGAGCACAACGAAAACTATCTGCAGGTCAAAAAAGAGCAGATGGGGCACCTCTTTTAA